The following are encoded in a window of Peromyscus leucopus breed LL Stock chromosome X, UCI_PerLeu_2.1, whole genome shotgun sequence genomic DNA:
- the Fam3a gene encoding protein FAM3A isoform X1 produces MRLAGPLRIVALIITMGLTWILVTILLGGPGGGLPRIQQFFTSPENSVTAEPRARKYKCGLPQPCPEEHLAFRIVSGAANVIGPKICLEDKMLMSSVKDNVGRGLNIALVNGVSGELLEARAFDMWAGEEYCLVGKGCSVEPEAPCSVGSSPPDVNDLLKFIRPLHEGTLVFVASYDDPATKMNEETRKLFSELGSRNAKELAFRDSWVFVGAKGVQNKSPFEQHVKNSKHTNKYEGWPEALEMEGCIPRRSMAG; encoded by the exons ATGAGGTTGGCAG gcCCCCTGCGAATCGTGGCCCTAATCATCACTATGGGTCTCACCTGGATCCTAGTCACCATCCTCCTGGGTGGTCCTGGTGGTGGCCTTCCTCGAATTCAGCAATTCTTCACCA GCCCAGAGAACTCAGTGACTGCAG AACCAAGGGCCAGGAAGTACAAGTGCGGCCTGCCCCAGCCATGTCCTGAGGAGCACCTGGCCTTCCGCATAGTCAGCGGGGCTGCCAATGTCATCGGGCCCAAGATCTGCCTCGAGGACAAGAT GCTCATGAGCAGCGTCAAGGACAATGTGGGCCGTGGGCTGAACATCGCCCTGGTGAATG GGGTCAGTGGTGAGCTCCTGGAAGCTAGAGCCTTTGACATGTGGGCTGGAG AAGAATATTGTTTGGTGGGGAAGGGCTGCTCAGTGGAACCTGAAGCTCCATGTTCTGTGGGCTCATCTCCACCAGATGTCAATGATCTCTTGAAGTTCATCCGACCACTGCATGAAGGTACCCTAGTGTTTGTGGCATCCTATGATGATCCAGCTACCAA gatgaatgaagagaccAGGAAGCTTTTTTCTGAACTGGGCAGCAGGAACGCCAAGGAGCTAGCCTTCCGTGACAGCTGGGTGTTTGTGGGAGCCAAGGGTGTGCAAAACAAGAGCCCCTTTGAGCAG CATGTGAAGAACAGTAAACACACCAACAAGTATGAGGGCTGGCCAGAAGCCCTGGAGATGGAAGGCTGTATCCCTCGAAGGAGCATGGCGGGCTAG
- the Fam3a gene encoding protein FAM3A isoform X3 yields MRLAGPLRIVALIITMGLTWILVTILLGGPGGGLPRIQQFFTSPENSVTAGVSGELLEARAFDMWAGEEYCLVGKGCSVEPEAPCSVGSSPPDVNDLLKFIRPLHEGTLVFVASYDDPATKMNEETRKLFSELGSRNAKELAFRDSWVFVGAKGVQNKSPFEQHVKNSKHTNKYEGWPEALEMEGCIPRRSMAG; encoded by the exons ATGAGGTTGGCAG gcCCCCTGCGAATCGTGGCCCTAATCATCACTATGGGTCTCACCTGGATCCTAGTCACCATCCTCCTGGGTGGTCCTGGTGGTGGCCTTCCTCGAATTCAGCAATTCTTCACCA GCCCAGAGAACTCAGTGACTGCAG GGGTCAGTGGTGAGCTCCTGGAAGCTAGAGCCTTTGACATGTGGGCTGGAG AAGAATATTGTTTGGTGGGGAAGGGCTGCTCAGTGGAACCTGAAGCTCCATGTTCTGTGGGCTCATCTCCACCAGATGTCAATGATCTCTTGAAGTTCATCCGACCACTGCATGAAGGTACCCTAGTGTTTGTGGCATCCTATGATGATCCAGCTACCAA gatgaatgaagagaccAGGAAGCTTTTTTCTGAACTGGGCAGCAGGAACGCCAAGGAGCTAGCCTTCCGTGACAGCTGGGTGTTTGTGGGAGCCAAGGGTGTGCAAAACAAGAGCCCCTTTGAGCAG CATGTGAAGAACAGTAAACACACCAACAAGTATGAGGGCTGGCCAGAAGCCCTGGAGATGGAAGGCTGTATCCCTCGAAGGAGCATGGCGGGCTAG
- the Slc10a3 gene encoding P3 protein: protein MVVKRSRSNSQQLPGLGGQGGCTGLLGMLGAALLVISLPWGAQVMASANLSTALGHTMPLTSGHYLSIGDGSVTEFEFPEKSEGIIVISNQYSGQANGTGPSPTLRVISLDTEVLTIKNVSAITWGSGGGFVVNIHSGLAGLAPLHLQLMDLHEAPPLLIEERRDFCIKVSPAEDIPSTLNPNLSHFSENPILYLLLPLIFVNKCSFGCKVELEVLKELLQSPQPMLLGLLGQFLVMPFYAFLMAKVFMLPKALALGLIITCSSPGGGGSYLFSLLLGGDVTLAISMTFISTVAATGFLPLSSAIYSHLLSIHETLHVPISKILGTLLFIAIPIAAGVVIKSKLPKFSELLLQIIKPFSFVLLLGGLFLAYHMGVFILVGVRLPIILVGFTVPLVGLLVGYSLAMCLKLPVAQRRTVSIEVGVQNSLLALAMLQLSLRRLQADYASQAPFIVALSGTSEMLALVIGQFIYSSLFPVP, encoded by the coding sequence ATGGTGGTCAAGAGAAGCAGAAGTAACTCCCAGCAGTTGCCTGGCCTGGGAGGACAGGGTGGTTGTACAGGTCTCCTAGGTATGCTCGGAGCTGCCCTACTGGTCATCAGCCTGCCATGGGGGGCCCAAGTGATGGCCAGTGCCAACCTCAGTACTGCTCTGGGCCACACTATGCCACTAACAAGTGGTCACTATCTGAGcattggagatggctcagtgacagagttTGAGTTCCCTGAAAAGAGTGAGGGTATCATTGTGATCTCTAACCAGTACTCAGGACAGGCCAATGGGACAGGCCCTAGTCCCACACTGAGGGTTATATCCCTGGACACAGAGGTACTGACCATCAAGAATGTGAGTGCCATAACCTGGGGCAGTGGGGGTGGCTTTGTGGTGAACATCCACTCAGGTCTGGCTGGGCTGGCTCCACTTCACCTCCAGCTCATGGACCTCCATGAGGCCCCACCCTTGTTGATTGAAGAACGAAGGGATTTCTGCATCAAAGTGTCACCTGCTGAAGACATCCCTTCTACCCTCAATCCCAACTTGAGCCACTTCTCAGAGAACCCAATCCtctacctgctcctgcctcttaTCTTTGTCAATAAGTGTTCATTTGGGTGCAAAGTGGAACTTGAAGTTTTGAAGGAGCTCCTACAGAGCCCCCAACCCATGCTGTTGGGCCTCTTGGGCCAATTTCTGGTCATGCCCTTCTATGCTTTCCTGATGGCCAAAGTCTTCATGCTACCCAAGGCCTTGGCTCTGGGCCTCATCATTACCTGCTCATCACCTGGCGGTGGGGGGAGCTACCTCTTCAGTCTCCTCCTTGGAGGAGATGTCACCCTGGCCATCTCTATGACTTTCATCTCAACAGTAGCTGCCACGGGTTTCTTGCCACTCTCATCAGCCATCTACAGCCACCTTCTCAGCATCCATGAAACACTCCACGTGCCCATCTCCAAGATACTGGGGACTTTGCTGTTCATTGCCATCCCCATAGCAGCAGGTGTGGTGATCAAGTCTAAGCTTCCCAAGTTCTCAGAGCTGCTGCTACAGATCATCAAGCCCTTCAGCTTTGTACTTCTCCTTGGTGGCCTATTCCTAGCCTACCACATGGGGGTCTTCATTTTAGTGGGAGTCAGGTTACCCATCATATTGGTGGGCTTCACAGTGCCCCTGGTTGGCCTTTTGGTAGGCTATAGCCTGGCCATGTGCCTGAAGCTGCCAGTGGCCCAGAGGCGGACAGTCAGCATTGAGGTAGGGGTGCAAAACAGCCTGCTAGCCTTAGCCATGCTGCAACTGTCTCTGCGCCGCCTTCAAGCAGACTATGCCTCTCAGGCCCCC
- the Fam3a gene encoding protein FAM3A isoform X2, with translation MRLAGPLRIVALIITMGLTWILVTILLGGPGGGLPRIQQFFTSPENSVTAEPRARKYKCGLPQPCPEEHLAFRIVSGAANVIGPKICLEDKMLMSSVKDNVGRGLNIALVNGVSGELLEARAFDMWAGDVNDLLKFIRPLHEGTLVFVASYDDPATKMNEETRKLFSELGSRNAKELAFRDSWVFVGAKGVQNKSPFEQHVKNSKHTNKYEGWPEALEMEGCIPRRSMAG, from the exons ATGAGGTTGGCAG gcCCCCTGCGAATCGTGGCCCTAATCATCACTATGGGTCTCACCTGGATCCTAGTCACCATCCTCCTGGGTGGTCCTGGTGGTGGCCTTCCTCGAATTCAGCAATTCTTCACCA GCCCAGAGAACTCAGTGACTGCAG AACCAAGGGCCAGGAAGTACAAGTGCGGCCTGCCCCAGCCATGTCCTGAGGAGCACCTGGCCTTCCGCATAGTCAGCGGGGCTGCCAATGTCATCGGGCCCAAGATCTGCCTCGAGGACAAGAT GCTCATGAGCAGCGTCAAGGACAATGTGGGCCGTGGGCTGAACATCGCCCTGGTGAATG GGGTCAGTGGTGAGCTCCTGGAAGCTAGAGCCTTTGACATGTGGGCTGGAG ATGTCAATGATCTCTTGAAGTTCATCCGACCACTGCATGAAGGTACCCTAGTGTTTGTGGCATCCTATGATGATCCAGCTACCAA gatgaatgaagagaccAGGAAGCTTTTTTCTGAACTGGGCAGCAGGAACGCCAAGGAGCTAGCCTTCCGTGACAGCTGGGTGTTTGTGGGAGCCAAGGGTGTGCAAAACAAGAGCCCCTTTGAGCAG CATGTGAAGAACAGTAAACACACCAACAAGTATGAGGGCTGGCCAGAAGCCCTGGAGATGGAAGGCTGTATCCCTCGAAGGAGCATGGCGGGCTAG